A section of the Harmonia axyridis chromosome 2, icHarAxyr1.1, whole genome shotgun sequence genome encodes:
- the LOC123673368 gene encoding craniofacial development protein 2-like — translation MGLTSCSLCRWWRSTDETVERFNCGDLTGVGGWIVRSATYICEKFQNAKKPNKNKPRISDWNFGKRPQQRKWTVNFATWNIQGIRNKQQEIIQECLKRKIDFIVLSETKKKGNGTENLREYVYFYSGVSKDQRARARVSIFLHRKYQNKIKSWEPINERLMKMTLHMRGRNITIIGIYALNEDATVEAKDNFEECLRETIDDVPNSHELVIAGDLNARVGKRRNSRVVGMHGEGTLNNNGERLISLCEEHELKIMNTFFAHKDIHKYTWYQHTRGLRSIIDFIILKHKSGLKVSDVRVQRGAECESDHNLVVAKIYIPFIAMTARRTESEIGTVENVKLERKLVIMERSTEDEYQHIKNCMKEAAEEALGRRIKRSNKPFWWDSDIEEKIKRKKKFTFNSFKQKTVASEMNIGG, via the exons GTTGGAGGTTGGATCGTTAGGTCAGCAACCTACatctgtgaaaaatttcaaaacgctAAAAAACCCAATAAAAATAAGCCTCGGATATCGGACTGGAATTTTGGTAAACGACCACAGCAGCGAAAATGGACAGTTAATTTTGCAACATGGAATATTCAAGGAATACGCAATAAACAACAGGAAATTATACAAGAATGTTTGAAACGGAAAATAGATTTTATAGTTCTCTCGGAGACTAAAAAGAAAGGAAATGGAACGGAAAATCTAAGAGAATATGTATACTTCTATTCTGGAGTCAGTAAAGACCAACGAGCAAGAGCCAGAGTGTCCatatttttacatagaaaataCCAAAATAAGATAAAATCTTGGGAGCCCATAAATGAAAGACTAATGAAGATGACATTGCATATGAGAGGAAGGAACATCACTATAATTGGAATATATGCTTTGAATGAAGACGCAACCGTTGAAGCAAAGGACAACTTCGAAGAATGTTTAAGGGAAACCATTGATGATGTCCCGAATAGTCATGAGCTAGTTATAGCGGGCGATCTGAATGCTCGAGTGGGAAAACGACGGAACAGCAGAGTTGTGGGAATGCATGGAGAAGGTACACTTAATAACAATGGAGAGCGACTGATAAGTCTGTGCGAAGAACATGAATTAAAGAtaatgaacacatttttcgCCCACAAGGATATACATAAATACACCTGGTATCAGCATACACGTGGATTGAGATCTATAATTGACTTCATCATACTGAAGCACAAATCAGGCCTAAAGGTTAGTGATGTAAGAGTTCAAAGAGGTGCAGAATGTGAGTCAGATCACAATCTGGTGGTAGCCAAGATCTATATACCCTTTATTGCAATGACTGCAAGAAGAACGGAATCAGAAATAGGCACGGTTGAAAATGTGAA ATTGGAGCGAAAGTTGGTAATAATGGAGAGGTCCACTGAAGATGAGTACCAGCACATAAAGAATTGTATGAAGGAAGCCGCTGAAGAGGCCCTGGGAAGAAGAATAAAAAGATCGAATAAGCCATTCTGGTGGGATTCTGATATagaggaaaaaattaaaagaaaaaagaaattcaccTTCAATTCCTTCAAACAAAAAACTGTGGCATCAGAGATGAATATAGGAGGATAA